AGCTTCGGGGCGCCGCCCCGCACGATCGCGTCCGCGTACGCCCAGGTCTGGAACAGGCCCGGCACCAAGTGGGTGTCCCAGCTCTCGACCCGGTCGGCCATCGTTTCGACGCCGAGGAACAGCTTCAGGTAGTCCGGCAGCGCTTCCTCGGAGTCGAACCTGATCCACCAGTCCGTGCTCTTGCGGCTGCGGTCCCGCAGCGACAGGAAGAAGTCGACGCGGTCCCCGGCGCCGTAGAAGCGCAGCAGCGTTTCGAGCTCCAGGGGTTTCGGCATCCGGCGGCCGACTTCGAAGTGGCCGATGTTCTGGACGCTGCCGCGCACGGCTTTCGCCGCTTCGGCTCGGGTGATCCCGGCCCGTTCGCGCAGCCGCGTCAGTTCCCAGGCGATCCAGCGCTTCAGCGCCGTCGGACTCGTGCTCACCCGCCGCCCTCTCCGTGTCGTGGCGTTAGGAGTGTGCCCGTCCGCGGCGACCAACATCATCACCCGATCAGGGATCTAGTCCGGAGCAAGTGCCGAATGTAGCGTGCTCCACATCGGTGATCACCGTTTCGCCAGGTGGGGGCGGCACTTCGCTCGGCTCCGGCACCGCCGATGCGGTCCGATCGATCCGCTCCGACGCGGTTCGGACCCGATCTCCTCCCGTCGAACGGAGTTCGCGCCATGGATGCGATCGGCAACCTGCGACACCTCGTCGAGCGGGGGTTCCAAGGCGCTCCGGTGCACAACGACGTCGGCGACCTGGACGCCCTGATGTACGTGCGGCACTGGCCGGCGGGCGTGGTCGATGTGGTCATCGTCTACTCGCACGAAGAGGCTTTCGCCTACCGCGCGAGCGGAATCGACCCGGACGCCTCGCTGCTCAACTTCCCGGCGCGGGTCCACTGGCGGCAGGCGGGGCACCCCGATTCGGTCACCACCGCCGTGCTCGGCCTCGACGAACCCTGAGCTCAGGCGCGCAACTCCCGCAGCACCCAGGACATCGCCCGGGTCACGGCCGCGCGAGAGGCGGGCGCGTGGTCGAGGACGTCGAACGAGTGCCGGCCTTCCGGCACGTCGATCACGTCGAGGTGCGCGCCGCGCTGGTGCGCCTGCGCGGTGAAGGCCCCGACCCCGTCCGCGATCTCGGCGTCCTCCAGCCCGGCCCTGGTCAGCAGGATCGGCAGCGAACCCGCCGAGGCGAGCGCCTCCGCCGGGCGGAACCGGGCATCGACTTCCCAGCCCGGCAGCGGCGCCAGCACCGGGTAGCTCGCGGCGACGCAGCGGAGCCACTCCGGCGCCCCGCCGATCCAGTCGGCCGTGAGCAGTCCGCCGCCGGAGAAGAACCACAGCGCCACCCGATCCCGGTCCGCTCCGGGGAGTTCTCGGGCTCGCGCGACCGCGTCGGCGAGCGCGTCCGCCGCCACCGGGTAGTCCGCGGGCGAGTGCAGCGGGTGATCGATGGTGATCCCGATGGCACCGCTACCGGCGGCCAGCGAGCCGTAGCCCCGGAACACCGGCCATTCCCGAGGAGTCGGCCGCAGCTGCGGCGGGAGCGGGCCGCCGTGCACGAACACCACCACCGGCAGCGGCTCCCCCGCCTCCTCGCCCGGCCGGTACACGTCGATCGCGCCGTCCCGCTCCGGTTCGACGTCGGCCACGGGGAGCACGAACGGCTGCAGGTACGTCGGTTCCGCCATGGCTCGATCACACCAACGCGCCCGGTGCGGCGCAACGGATTTGCGGGCTCTCCCGGCACGATCCCCGCTCGACGCCGTGCGGCCGTCCTGCCCGTGGCCCTGATCACATCGGAGTTGAGCATGCCGCTGCGGCCGGGTGTCTGCTGCGTCCCGCAGTGATCGTGCCGCTCCTGGAGCGGTCGCACCTCGCCCACCGCCGTCCTGGGAGGAACAAGTGAAAAGATCCCGCGCCGTCGCCTGCGCCGCCTCCGCGCTCGTCGCCTGCACGCTGACCGTCACCGCCGCCGTCACCGCCGCCACCGCGGCACCCGGGTCCGGGGCCGTCGCCACCGCCGACGACCCGGTCACCCACGAGGACAACGACCGCGTCCCGGAGGGCGCCGCCTGGACGCAGCACTACTTCCCGTCCGCGGACGGTTCCGGCACCGAGCTGCACGCCGACGTGCTGCTGCCGGAAGGGCTCGCCGAGGGCGAGCAGGTGCCGGTCATCATGTCGGCGGGCTCGTACTTCGGGCACTCCGGGCAGATGAGCGACGAGGGCTGGGAGCACACCGGCCCTTCGGACCGCTTCTACGACTTCATCGAAGGCACCGACCTGTTCCAGCGCGGCTACGCGTTCGTCATGGTCGACACGCGCGGCTTCGGCGGCTCCACCGGCTGCCTCGACTTCGGCGGACCCGGCGAACAGGCCGACGTCGAAGCGGCGATCGACTGGTCCGCGGCCCAGCCGTGGTCGACCGGCGCGGTGGGCATGTACGGCAAGTCCTACGACGCGATCACCGGGCTGATCGGCAACAACCTGGACCAGGACGCGCTCAAGGCCGTCGTCGCTCAGGAGCCCATCTGGGACCTGTACCGCAACATCCACTCCAACGGCGTGCCCCGCACGACCATCGCGCACACCGCCACCACCTACAACGAGATCGCGGCGCAACCGCAGCTGCCGGACGACGATCCCCGCTACCGCGCCAACGCCGCCTACGAGCAGGCCCACCCGGAGTGCCTGCTGGACAACCTCGCCGGGTACCAGACCGGTGACCGGGAATCCGAGTACTGGCGGGCTCGCGACCTCGCCGAACAGGCGAAGGGCACCGACACGCCGCTGTTCGTCACCCAGGGCTTCCTGGAGTGGAACACCGAGGCCGAGGCGATCCAGGAGTACCTCGACAACCACCAGGGCCCCGAGCGCGGCTGGCTCGGCCAGTGGGACCACAAGCGCGGCAACGAACGCACCGCCGACGGCCGCCTGGAGATGGGTCGCGAAGGCTGGTTCGAGGAGACGATCTCCTTCTACGACCAGCACCTCAAGGGCGTCGAACCGCCGGTCGCGCACCCGAACTACGCGATCCAGGACAGCGGCGGCGCGTGGCGCGCGCAGGAGACCTGGCCGACGCCCGACGGCACCGCGACCGTCCCGCTCGGCGGCGGGTCCTACGTGGACGACGGCGCGGAGGGCGGGCCCACGGCCGAGAACACCTTCACCGCGTTCTCCGAGCCGCTCGCGCGGGACACCCGGCTCACCGGCACGCCGCGGATCTCGCTGGAGGCCGAGGGGCGCGGCAACGCCATGGTCCAGCTCTACGACGTCGCCCCGGACGGCAAGGCCGTCATGTTCGACGAGCAGGTCTCCGTGCTGAACGCCGGCACCACGGCCTTCGACCTGAAGTCGACGGACTGGACGCTGCCCGCCGGGCACTCGCTGGCCGTGGGCATCGGCACCGTCCAGCCCAGCGGCGTCACCGCGCCCTTCCGGGACTGGATGGACTCGCCCTCCCGCGAGA
This window of the Saccharopolyspora gloriosae genome carries:
- a CDS encoding alpha/beta hydrolase, whose translation is MAEPTYLQPFVLPVADVEPERDGAIDVYRPGEEAGEPLPVVVFVHGGPLPPQLRPTPREWPVFRGYGSLAAGSGAIGITIDHPLHSPADYPVAADALADAVARARELPGADRDRVALWFFSGGGLLTADWIGGAPEWLRCVAASYPVLAPLPGWEVDARFRPAEALASAGSLPILLTRAGLEDAEIADGVGAFTAQAHQRGAHLDVIDVPEGRHSFDVLDHAPASRAAVTRAMSWVLRELRA
- a CDS encoding CocE/NonD family hydrolase, which codes for MKRSRAVACAASALVACTLTVTAAVTAATAAPGSGAVATADDPVTHEDNDRVPEGAAWTQHYFPSADGSGTELHADVLLPEGLAEGEQVPVIMSAGSYFGHSGQMSDEGWEHTGPSDRFYDFIEGTDLFQRGYAFVMVDTRGFGGSTGCLDFGGPGEQADVEAAIDWSAAQPWSTGAVGMYGKSYDAITGLIGNNLDQDALKAVVAQEPIWDLYRNIHSNGVPRTTIAHTATTYNEIAAQPQLPDDDPRYRANAAYEQAHPECLLDNLAGYQTGDRESEYWRARDLAEQAKGTDTPLFVTQGFLEWNTEAEAIQEYLDNHQGPERGWLGQWDHKRGNERTADGRLEMGREGWFEETISFYDQHLKGVEPPVAHPNYAIQDSGGAWRAQETWPTPDGTATVPLGGGSYVDDGAEGGPTAENTFTAFSEPLARDTRLTGTPRISLEAEGRGNAMVQLYDVAPDGKAVMFDEQVSVLNAGTTAFDLKSTDWTLPAGHSLAVGIGTVQPSGVTAPFRDWMDSPSRETIDVTGARLDLALEDPSDDAATEGARAPWLDTYLLLNTKDLPLGDPTFTLPPARP